A window of Yersinia rochesterensis contains these coding sequences:
- a CDS encoding MobC family plasmid mobilization relaxosome protein, which translates to MLTMWVTEDEHRRLLERCDGKQLAAWMRQTCLDEKPARAGKLPSISPALLRQLAGMGNNLNQIARQVNAGGGSGHDRVQVVAALMAIDAGLERLRHAVLEKGADDDR; encoded by the coding sequence ATGCTCACGATGTGGGTTACCGAGGATGAGCACCGGCGTCTGCTGGAGCGCTGCGACGGTAAGCAGCTCGCAGCCTGGATGCGGCAGACGTGCCTGGACGAGAAGCCTGCCCGCGCCGGCAAACTTCCCTCAATCTCGCCGGCGCTGCTTCGCCAGCTTGCGGGCATGGGTAACAACCTTAACCAGATTGCCCGACAGGTTAACGCCGGTGGCGGCAGCGGGCACGACCGCGTGCAGGTTGTCGCCGCGCTGATGGCCATCGATGCCGGACTTGAGCGGCTGCGGCATGCCGTACTGGAAAAGGGGGCAGACGATGATCGTTAA